In a genomic window of Pangasianodon hypophthalmus isolate fPanHyp1 chromosome 1, fPanHyp1.pri, whole genome shotgun sequence:
- the LOC113542280 gene encoding histone-lysine N-methyltransferase ASH1L isoform X5 — translation MDKKRKNDLPTPAPERGRVYEGTEGRKKTRKTKSEELDFISEETDGRDKQLQDLTVKETDQSEGSMKAKISPGAKRTKKPPKSLENFICRPSVRVFQRPEPVGQSVCKRRDRISAKTRSYSQLCHPVQKKCNTDSLVTKDNSAMTNTDPSALSPSSLIPSSITSPASDSPNTRAAKKVLPKQTKKTDLKSDITLQETPQSSNKLAISHKITLNTHIKQKYSSKNPDSNSTSQQDSSPQECINILNEDKTQQGQASPNSSYGNPNETSLHTVSSKLTSCFQKNVSKCNESNLEMPSGLHLKTKKAEGCVDDPNHADVRVVTNEKSKHQNGSTQEPSPCTNDLPEHPTSFQVTDSPSSSKCTDTTSDLSENSRGSKGQNENKDLNWTSEITMKSPRNPVPVHKNYGSTNGLANDEHGKQVKLCTNQEQIEVHCLTDTNNSVGTTLNPQVSPAPVKPLMDGLSSNSKQDKKLSKKRQVRSLRSNKIASMANEINHSPVACQVLHSGSQNETPFRSSSESLSSPQCEQNPIGQPPKTKPSQNSKNCNSEISPPNNPPSRKRGRPKTNKSGVQFQVNNSQVSVVNPPNDQNPEHLEPELDMKQTRPIARKRGRPKQSFSIQARETQPELISKKQDSGALHITSKDKARNIQKCKKRKRVIMKTIIGKINKMKLKRKDQVLTQILLGQKQCDSRDISHEGTEGDACSPDSTATHSLSSLVSSFGGKLGSQINVSKRGTIYMGKRRGRKPKCQTASNISSQKSPQMFPDNPQFTPKSTFVQPSIDTQSIPLSGSSSTLKNIASTSSSGRSSQINFNTPKIKATSFKQLSENSQAHCEVTLTCNSGEGINDNPTSDRGERNNRLDEGMGFCSAPATGSVFTMPGVPGSNSFQGRPKALSSLPSEHIFSAHLPLGSGRPQDSSPSLTFTDQEAHKFKCHRKGHHCLSREKLRRHKYKCKKKYMQLRAKCQDPDFLADIDDLVVRLSKIRIVQRITRTKLGDDGNTTGRKTVKGKCQSYDLQCLQEKVHPPAMFQINLSGYYSPHSALSCEPLHYVRMANMRRKHGCTSEPSEQIVTHFPVMHKLGYPYPGGGFIHPSYKVPFTTTSLGFGLCRGYPSSTALYPLPFPPSYLHHYSKNPIISPSKFHKKRTKFPRQESAVWGQNTFGAYPRMAPHSSCDCFNTDSGQRQKQKEKGRGRRDKHSMMKERQHGNDACLWLNKLTKDNENSGSCSFNSPSPSPLFSQIQQKDKTFPFTGLNPSNQGQGGEVRWSEHQPPWGLGNKNLNQISETLEINSVGNENTLKGPETDGNSTSAQQSHRRAQSFLKQPTLISGTPSHKRITKSRKSEGPTGVANVLKEQAKTSVQESSSGDKRTPGIDQAGGFPKKHQCSDSSSFRESEKIPREPRGFKAKKRPLLKNKSNAVRQTSPLLRDEHAHPAARNTPSASAKVQQHFKSTKHQNSEGLEVADGNEVKRRGPGRPRKSPKLSSPPSLLSVPELSSSLTIEKAGEEDKDNSDTVLEVIELVIQGEQRSGKKRKIAESVEDGDQNQNEEKDVTEKSSTHCHMCSAPIGPSPSQVEDSQPEQAAASLPKKKYLWAGLYSDVYKTEDISDQPHQLNFESLEYNPEEHEYGLLPAPLHVGKYLRVKRINFQLPYDIHWQCARNKLFEKPVTLPQATPSNSSCNPPNSGVPQSCSDDCLNTTLSDDETESCDMGSPTHMYEEHHQCHHHLTQQEENSDSENFPSTLSSEERSFVMKHGVFLVRNYEKMKARQAFLLREGAREQEKEKEEDRASGQQSEGTGLGEDPTIKSGLGVCVVVGDMCMCVPN, via the exons atggataaaaaaaggaagaatgaTTTACCCACGCCAGCaccagagagaggaagagtgtaTGAGGGGACAGAGGGTAGAAAAAAAACGAGAAAGACAAAATCAGAAGAACTGGATTTCATCTCTGAAGAAACTGATGGCAGAGATAAGCAGCTGCAGGATTTGACAGTTAAAGAGACTGACCAGTCGGAAGGTAGTATGAAAGCGAAGATCAGCCCTGGGGCAAAACGAACCAAGAAACCCCCAAAGAGCCTTGAGAACTTCATATGCCGACCTTCTGTTCgagtgtttcagaggcctgaACCTGTGGGGCAAAGTGTCTGCAAACGAAGGGATCGTATAAGTGCTAAAACTAGAAGCTACAGTCAGTTATGTCATCCTGTCCAGAAGAAATGTAACACTGACTCATTGGTAACAAAAGACAATTCAGCTATGACAAATACTGATCCATCAGCActttctccctcctctctcatACCTTCTAGTATCACGTCTCCTGCTTCAGACTCCCCTAATACAAGGGCAGCTAAAAAG GTTCTCCCAAAACAAACTAAGAAGACAGATTTAAAGTCAGATATAACACTACAGGAAACCCCACAGTCATCCAACAAACTGGCAATTTCTCACAAGATAACGCTTAATACTCACATAAAGCAGAAATACTCCTCCAAAAATCCTGATTCAAATTCCACCTCTCAACAGGACTCCAGCCCACAAGAGTGCATTAACATTCTTAATGAGGACAAGACACAGCAAGGTCAAGCCAGTCCAAACTCCAGTTATGGAAATCCAAATGAAACCAGTTTACATACTGTGTCATCCAAGCTAACATcctgttttcaaaaaaatgtctcaaaatgCAATGAAAGTAATTTGGAAATGCCTTCAGGTTTGCATTTGAAAACAAAGAAGGCCGAGGGTTGTGTGGATGATCCAAACCATGCTGATGTCAGAGTAGTAACTAATGAAAAGAGTAAGCACCAAAATGGCTCCACACAAGAGCCAAGTCCTTGTACAAATGACCTGCCAGAACACCCCACCTCGTTCCAAGTAACTGATTCCCCGTCCTCCAGTAAGTGCACGGACACCACATCAGACCTGTCAGAGAATAGTAGAGGAAGCAAAGGACAGAATGAAAACAAAGACCTAAATTGGACTTCAGAAATAACCATGAAATCCCCTAGAAACCCTGTTCCTGTGCACAAAAATTATGGCAGCACAAATGGATTGGCTAATGATGAGCATGGAAAGCAAGTCAAGCTTTGTACAAATCAAGAGCAAATTGAAGTACACTGTTTGACTGACACTAACAACTCTGTAGGTACTACATTAAATCCTCAAGTATCTCCTGCCCCAGTAAAACCTCTGATGGATGGCTTATCTTCAAATAGCAAGCAAGACAAAAAACTGTCAAAGAAACGACAGGTCAGAAGTCTTCGCAGCAATAAGATTGCAAGCATGGCCAATGAGATTAATCATAGTCCTGTTGCCTGTCAAGTACTACACAGTGGTTCACAAAATGAAACTCCATTCCGTAGTTCTTCAGAATCACTGTCCTCACCTCAGTGTGAACAAAATCCAATTGGACAACCTCCCAAAACAAAACCctctcaaaactcaaaaaatTGCAATTCAGAAATTTCACCTCCAAATAATCCACCATCTAGGAAAAGGGGTAGAccgaaaacaaacaaatcaggaGTACAATTTCAGGTGAACAATTCTCAAGTGTCTGTTGTTAATCCTCCTAATGATCAAAACCCAGAACACCTAGAGCCAGAACTTGATATGAAGCAGACAAGGCCTATAGCAAGAAAACGTGGGCGCCCCAAACAGTCTTTTTCTATCCAAGCACGGGAAACTCAGCCAGAATTAATCTCTAAGAAACAGGACTCTGGAGCACTTCATATTACCTCCAAAGACAAAGCAAGAAACATTCAAAAGTGCAAGAAACGCAAAAGAGTAATAATGAAGACAATCATTGGAAAGATCAATAAGATGAAACTGAAAAGGAAAGATCAAGTGCTCACACAGATTCTGTTGGGACAGAAGCAATGCGACAGTAGAGATATTTCTCACGAAGGCACAGAAGGAGATGCGTGCAGTCCAGATTctactgcaacacactcctTATCTTCCCTTGTATCATCTTTTGGAGGCAAACTTGGTTCTCAAATTAATGTCAGTAAAAGAGGAACTATCTACATGGGAAAGAGGAGAGGTCGCAAACCAAAATGTCAGACAGCCTCCAATATTTCCTCCCAGAAATCTCCACAGATGTTCCCAGACAACCCGCAGTTTACCCCCAAGTCTACTTTCGTGCAGCCATCCATAGATACCCAAAGTATTCCTTTATCAGGCTCCTCTAGCACACTTAAAAATATTGCCTCAACTTCATCATCTGGGAGGAGTTCACAGATAAATTTCAATACCCCCAAAATCAAAGCAACTTCCTTTAAACAGCTCAGTGAAAATTCCCAGGCTCACTGTGAAGTAACATTGACGTGTAACAGTGGGGAAGGAATTAATGATAACCCCACATCAGACAGGGGCGAGAGGAATAACAGGTTGGATGAAGGCATGGGATTTTGCTCAGCACCAGCCACGGGTTCTGTTTTCACAATGCCTGGTGTTCCTGGGAGTAATTCCTTTCAGGGTAGACCGAAGGCTCTTTCCTCCTTGCCTTCAGAGCACATTTTTTCTGCTCATTTGCCATTAGGCTCTGGTAGGCCACAAGATTCCAGTCCTTCATTGACATTCACAGACCAAGAGGCACATAAGTTTAAATGCCATAGGAAGGGCCATCACTGCCTTAGTCGAGAAAAACTTAGaagacataaatataaatgcaagaAGAAGTATATGCAACTCAGGGCCAAATGCCAAGACCCAGACTTCCTTGCGGATATTGACGACTTAGTTGTCAGACTGAGCAAGATCCGTATAGTGCAACGCATCACCCGAACAAAGCTTGGTGATGATGGTAACACAACTGGAAGAAAGACTGTAAAGGGCAAATGTCAATCCTATGATCTTCAGTGCCTACAAGAAAAAGTTCACCCCCCAGCCATGTTTCAAATTAACCTTAGTGGGTACTATTCGCCACATTCTGCCCTGTCCTGTGAACCCCTTCATTATGTTAGAATGGCAAATATGAGAAGGAAGCATGGTTGCACCTCTGAGCCAAGCGAACAAATTGTTACACATTTCCCTGTGATGCACAAACTTGGATACCCATACCCAGGTGGTGGATTTATCCACCCATCCTACAAAGTACCTTTCACAACCACCTCGCTTGGTTTTGGACTCTGTCGAGGATACCCATCCAGTACAGCGTTATATCCACTCCCTTTTCCACCATCATATCTGCACCACTACTCTAAGAACCCTATTATAAGCCCATCTAAGTTCCACAAGAAGAGGACCAAGTTCCCAAGGCAAGAGTCTGCAGTTTGGGGACAGAACACATTTGGGGCATATCCTAGGATGGCCCCGCACTCCTCATGTGACTGTTTCAATACAGACAGTGGGCAAaggcagaaacagaaagagaaaggcaGAGGAAGGCGGGATAAACATAGCATGATGAAAGAAAGACAGCATGGAAATGATGCATGTCTTTGGCTTAATAAGCTAACAAAAGACAATGAAAATTCAGGAAGCTGTTCATTTAACTCCCCTTCCCCCTCCCCGTTATTCTCACAAATCCAACAGAAAGACAAAACCTTTCCTTTTACAGGTTTAAATCCATCAAACCAGGGGCAGGGAGGAGAAGTAAGATGGTCAGAGCATCAGCCACCATGGGGTCTTGGCAACAAAAACCTAAACCAGATCTCTGAAACACTTGAAATCAATTCAGTGGGCAATGAGAACACCTTGAAAGGTCCAGAGACTGATGGGAACTCAACATCGGCTCAGCAGTCACATAGGAGAGCTCAATCTTTCTTAAAACAGCCTACACTCATTAGCGGTACACCAAGTCATAAAAGGATCACAAAGTCAAGAAAGAGTGAAGGACCGACTGGGGTTGCAAATGTTCTAAAGGAACAAGCTAAGACATCTGTGCAAGAGTCGTCTTCTGGAGATAAGAGAACACCAG GTATAGACCAGGCTGGTGGTTTCCCTAAAAAGCATCAGTGCAGTGATTCTTCATCATTCAGAGAATCGGAAAAGATACCAAGGGAGCCAAGGGGGTTTAAAGCCAAAAAGAGGCCTCTGCTTAAGAATAAGTCTAACGCTGTTCGCCAAACCTCACCTCTTTTAAGGGATGAGCATGCACACCCAGCAGCCAGAAACACTCCTTCTGCAAGTGCTAAAGTACAACAACATTTCAAGTCAACAAAACATCAGAATTCTGAGGGACTAGAGGTCGCAGATGGCAATGAAGTAAAGAGAAGAGGACCAGGACGACCAAGGAAGAGTCCTAAACTCTCTTCTCCTCCATCTTTACTTTCTGTTCCTGAGCTATCCTCCTCTTTGACTATAGAAAAGGCAGGAGAAGAAGACAAAGATAACAGTGACACAGTGTTGGAAGTCATTGAGCTTGTCATTCAAGGAGAGCAgagaagtgggaaaaaaagaaaaattgctGAAAGTGTGGAAGATGgagatcagaatcagaatgaagaaaaagatgTGACTGAGAAGTCTTCCACTCATTGCCATATGTGCTCAGCACCCATTGGTCCATCACCTAGCCAGGTTGAAGACAGTCAACCGGAGCAGGCCGCCGCTTCATTACCCAAAAAGAAGTATTTATGGGCAGGGCTTTATTCAGATGTTTATAAAACTGAAGA CATTTCTGATCAGCCTCATCAGCTAAACTTCGAGAGTCTAGAGTACAATCCAGAGGAGCATGAATATGGCCTCCTTCCTGCACCTCTACACGTGG GAAAGTACCTAAGAGTGAAACGGATCAACTTTCAGTTGCCCTATGACATCCACTGGCAATGTGCACGTAACAAG CTATTTGAAAAACCTGTTACTCTACCACAGGCAACACCAtcaa ACAGTTCCTGTAACCCCCCAAACAGCGGTGTGCCTCAGTCCTGCTCTGACGATTGCCTCAACACGAC GCTCAGTGATGACGAGACTGAGTCCTGTGATATGGGCAGTCCCACACATATGTACGAAGAACACCATCAGTGCCATCATCACCTCACACAACAG gaggaaaacagtgacagtgagaACTTCCCCTCAACCTTATCTAGTGAGGAGAG GAGTTTTGTAATGAAACATGGTGTCTTCCTGGTGAGAAATTACGAGAAGATGAAGGCAAGACAGGCGTTTCTTCTGAGAGAGGGCgcgagagagcaagagaaagaaaaggaggaggatAGAGCGAGTGGCCAGCAGAGTGAGGGTACAGGCCTTGGGGAGGATCCAACCATCAAGTCAGGtctaggagtgtgtgtagttgttggcgacatgtgcatgtgt GTGCCCAATTGA
- the LOC113542280 gene encoding histone-lysine N-methyltransferase ASH1L isoform X3, with protein MDKKRKNDLPTPAPERGRVYEGTEGRKKTRKTKSEELDFISEETDGRDKQLQDLTVKETDQSEGSMKAKISPGAKRTKKPPKSLENFICRPSVRVFQRPEPVGQSVCKRRDRISAKTRSYSQLCHPVQKKCNTDSLVTKDNSAMTNTDPSALSPSSLIPSSITSPASDSPNTRAAKKVLPKQTKKTDLKSDITLQETPQSSNKLAISHKITLNTHIKQKYSSKNPDSNSTSQQDSSPQECINILNEDKTQQGQASPNSSYGNPNETSLHTVSSKLTSCFQKNVSKCNESNLEMPSGLHLKTKKAEGCVDDPNHADVRVVTNEKSKHQNGSTQEPSPCTNDLPEHPTSFQVTDSPSSSKCTDTTSDLSENSRGSKGQNENKDLNWTSEITMKSPRNPVPVHKNYGSTNGLANDEHGKQVKLCTNQEQIEVHCLTDTNNSVGTTLNPQVSPAPVKPLMDGLSSNSKQDKKLSKKRQVRSLRSNKIASMANEINHSPVACQVLHSGSQNETPFRSSSESLSSPQCEQNPIGQPPKTKPSQNSKNCNSEISPPNNPPSRKRGRPKTNKSGVQFQVNNSQVSVVNPPNDQNPEHLEPELDMKQTRPIARKRGRPKQSFSIQARETQPELISKKQDSGALHITSKDKARNIQKCKKRKRVIMKTIIGKINKMKLKRKDQVLTQILLGQKQCDSRDISHEGTEGDACSPDSTATHSLSSLVSSFGGKLGSQINVSKRGTIYMGKRRGRKPKCQTASNISSQKSPQMFPDNPQFTPKSTFVQPSIDTQSIPLSGSSSTLKNIASTSSSGRSSQINFNTPKIKATSFKQLSENSQAHCEVTLTCNSGEGINDNPTSDRGERNNRLDEGMGFCSAPATGSVFTMPGVPGSNSFQGRPKALSSLPSEHIFSAHLPLGSGRPQDSSPSLTFTDQEAHKFKCHRKGHHCLSREKLRRHKYKCKKKYMQLRAKCQDPDFLADIDDLVVRLSKIRIVQRITRTKLGDDGNTTGRKTVKGKCQSYDLQCLQEKVHPPAMFQINLSGYYSPHSALSCEPLHYVRMANMRRKHGCTSEPSEQIVTHFPVMHKLGYPYPGGGFIHPSYKVPFTTTSLGFGLCRGYPSSTALYPLPFPPSYLHHYSKNPIISPSKFHKKRTKFPRQESAVWGQNTFGAYPRMAPHSSCDCFNTDSGQRQKQKEKGRGRRDKHSMMKERQHGNDACLWLNKLTKDNENSGSCSFNSPSPSPLFSQIQQKDKTFPFTGLNPSNQGQGGEVRWSEHQPPWGLGNKNLNQISETLEINSVGNENTLKGPETDGNSTSAQQSHRRAQSFLKQPTLISGTPSHKRITKSRKSEGPTGVANVLKEQAKTSVQESSSGDKRTPGIDQAGGFPKKHQCSDSSSFRESEKIPREPRGFKAKKRPLLKNKSNAVRQTSPLLRDEHAHPAARNTPSASAKVQQHFKSTKHQNSEGLEVADGNEVKRRGPGRPRKSPKLSSPPSLLSVPELSSSLTIEKAGEEDKDNSDTVLEVIELVIQGEQRSGKKRKIAESVEDGDQNQNEEKDVTEKSSTHCHMCSAPIGPSPSQVEDSQPEQAAASLPKKKYLWAGLYSDVYKTEDISDQPHQLNFESLEYNPEEHEYGLLPAPLHVGKYLRVKRINFQLPYDIHWQCARNKLFEKPVTLPQATPSNSSCNPPNSGVPQSCSDDCLNTTLSDDETESCDMGSPTHMYEEHHQCHHHLTQQEENSDSENFPSTLSSEERSFVMKHGVFLVRNYEKMKARQAFLLREGAREQEKEKEEDRASGQQSEGTGLGEDPTIKSGLGVCVVVGDMCMCTGAQLSRGHVLKKGSM; from the exons atggataaaaaaaggaagaatgaTTTACCCACGCCAGCaccagagagaggaagagtgtaTGAGGGGACAGAGGGTAGAAAAAAAACGAGAAAGACAAAATCAGAAGAACTGGATTTCATCTCTGAAGAAACTGATGGCAGAGATAAGCAGCTGCAGGATTTGACAGTTAAAGAGACTGACCAGTCGGAAGGTAGTATGAAAGCGAAGATCAGCCCTGGGGCAAAACGAACCAAGAAACCCCCAAAGAGCCTTGAGAACTTCATATGCCGACCTTCTGTTCgagtgtttcagaggcctgaACCTGTGGGGCAAAGTGTCTGCAAACGAAGGGATCGTATAAGTGCTAAAACTAGAAGCTACAGTCAGTTATGTCATCCTGTCCAGAAGAAATGTAACACTGACTCATTGGTAACAAAAGACAATTCAGCTATGACAAATACTGATCCATCAGCActttctccctcctctctcatACCTTCTAGTATCACGTCTCCTGCTTCAGACTCCCCTAATACAAGGGCAGCTAAAAAG GTTCTCCCAAAACAAACTAAGAAGACAGATTTAAAGTCAGATATAACACTACAGGAAACCCCACAGTCATCCAACAAACTGGCAATTTCTCACAAGATAACGCTTAATACTCACATAAAGCAGAAATACTCCTCCAAAAATCCTGATTCAAATTCCACCTCTCAACAGGACTCCAGCCCACAAGAGTGCATTAACATTCTTAATGAGGACAAGACACAGCAAGGTCAAGCCAGTCCAAACTCCAGTTATGGAAATCCAAATGAAACCAGTTTACATACTGTGTCATCCAAGCTAACATcctgttttcaaaaaaatgtctcaaaatgCAATGAAAGTAATTTGGAAATGCCTTCAGGTTTGCATTTGAAAACAAAGAAGGCCGAGGGTTGTGTGGATGATCCAAACCATGCTGATGTCAGAGTAGTAACTAATGAAAAGAGTAAGCACCAAAATGGCTCCACACAAGAGCCAAGTCCTTGTACAAATGACCTGCCAGAACACCCCACCTCGTTCCAAGTAACTGATTCCCCGTCCTCCAGTAAGTGCACGGACACCACATCAGACCTGTCAGAGAATAGTAGAGGAAGCAAAGGACAGAATGAAAACAAAGACCTAAATTGGACTTCAGAAATAACCATGAAATCCCCTAGAAACCCTGTTCCTGTGCACAAAAATTATGGCAGCACAAATGGATTGGCTAATGATGAGCATGGAAAGCAAGTCAAGCTTTGTACAAATCAAGAGCAAATTGAAGTACACTGTTTGACTGACACTAACAACTCTGTAGGTACTACATTAAATCCTCAAGTATCTCCTGCCCCAGTAAAACCTCTGATGGATGGCTTATCTTCAAATAGCAAGCAAGACAAAAAACTGTCAAAGAAACGACAGGTCAGAAGTCTTCGCAGCAATAAGATTGCAAGCATGGCCAATGAGATTAATCATAGTCCTGTTGCCTGTCAAGTACTACACAGTGGTTCACAAAATGAAACTCCATTCCGTAGTTCTTCAGAATCACTGTCCTCACCTCAGTGTGAACAAAATCCAATTGGACAACCTCCCAAAACAAAACCctctcaaaactcaaaaaatTGCAATTCAGAAATTTCACCTCCAAATAATCCACCATCTAGGAAAAGGGGTAGAccgaaaacaaacaaatcaggaGTACAATTTCAGGTGAACAATTCTCAAGTGTCTGTTGTTAATCCTCCTAATGATCAAAACCCAGAACACCTAGAGCCAGAACTTGATATGAAGCAGACAAGGCCTATAGCAAGAAAACGTGGGCGCCCCAAACAGTCTTTTTCTATCCAAGCACGGGAAACTCAGCCAGAATTAATCTCTAAGAAACAGGACTCTGGAGCACTTCATATTACCTCCAAAGACAAAGCAAGAAACATTCAAAAGTGCAAGAAACGCAAAAGAGTAATAATGAAGACAATCATTGGAAAGATCAATAAGATGAAACTGAAAAGGAAAGATCAAGTGCTCACACAGATTCTGTTGGGACAGAAGCAATGCGACAGTAGAGATATTTCTCACGAAGGCACAGAAGGAGATGCGTGCAGTCCAGATTctactgcaacacactcctTATCTTCCCTTGTATCATCTTTTGGAGGCAAACTTGGTTCTCAAATTAATGTCAGTAAAAGAGGAACTATCTACATGGGAAAGAGGAGAGGTCGCAAACCAAAATGTCAGACAGCCTCCAATATTTCCTCCCAGAAATCTCCACAGATGTTCCCAGACAACCCGCAGTTTACCCCCAAGTCTACTTTCGTGCAGCCATCCATAGATACCCAAAGTATTCCTTTATCAGGCTCCTCTAGCACACTTAAAAATATTGCCTCAACTTCATCATCTGGGAGGAGTTCACAGATAAATTTCAATACCCCCAAAATCAAAGCAACTTCCTTTAAACAGCTCAGTGAAAATTCCCAGGCTCACTGTGAAGTAACATTGACGTGTAACAGTGGGGAAGGAATTAATGATAACCCCACATCAGACAGGGGCGAGAGGAATAACAGGTTGGATGAAGGCATGGGATTTTGCTCAGCACCAGCCACGGGTTCTGTTTTCACAATGCCTGGTGTTCCTGGGAGTAATTCCTTTCAGGGTAGACCGAAGGCTCTTTCCTCCTTGCCTTCAGAGCACATTTTTTCTGCTCATTTGCCATTAGGCTCTGGTAGGCCACAAGATTCCAGTCCTTCATTGACATTCACAGACCAAGAGGCACATAAGTTTAAATGCCATAGGAAGGGCCATCACTGCCTTAGTCGAGAAAAACTTAGaagacataaatataaatgcaagaAGAAGTATATGCAACTCAGGGCCAAATGCCAAGACCCAGACTTCCTTGCGGATATTGACGACTTAGTTGTCAGACTGAGCAAGATCCGTATAGTGCAACGCATCACCCGAACAAAGCTTGGTGATGATGGTAACACAACTGGAAGAAAGACTGTAAAGGGCAAATGTCAATCCTATGATCTTCAGTGCCTACAAGAAAAAGTTCACCCCCCAGCCATGTTTCAAATTAACCTTAGTGGGTACTATTCGCCACATTCTGCCCTGTCCTGTGAACCCCTTCATTATGTTAGAATGGCAAATATGAGAAGGAAGCATGGTTGCACCTCTGAGCCAAGCGAACAAATTGTTACACATTTCCCTGTGATGCACAAACTTGGATACCCATACCCAGGTGGTGGATTTATCCACCCATCCTACAAAGTACCTTTCACAACCACCTCGCTTGGTTTTGGACTCTGTCGAGGATACCCATCCAGTACAGCGTTATATCCACTCCCTTTTCCACCATCATATCTGCACCACTACTCTAAGAACCCTATTATAAGCCCATCTAAGTTCCACAAGAAGAGGACCAAGTTCCCAAGGCAAGAGTCTGCAGTTTGGGGACAGAACACATTTGGGGCATATCCTAGGATGGCCCCGCACTCCTCATGTGACTGTTTCAATACAGACAGTGGGCAAaggcagaaacagaaagagaaaggcaGAGGAAGGCGGGATAAACATAGCATGATGAAAGAAAGACAGCATGGAAATGATGCATGTCTTTGGCTTAATAAGCTAACAAAAGACAATGAAAATTCAGGAAGCTGTTCATTTAACTCCCCTTCCCCCTCCCCGTTATTCTCACAAATCCAACAGAAAGACAAAACCTTTCCTTTTACAGGTTTAAATCCATCAAACCAGGGGCAGGGAGGAGAAGTAAGATGGTCAGAGCATCAGCCACCATGGGGTCTTGGCAACAAAAACCTAAACCAGATCTCTGAAACACTTGAAATCAATTCAGTGGGCAATGAGAACACCTTGAAAGGTCCAGAGACTGATGGGAACTCAACATCGGCTCAGCAGTCACATAGGAGAGCTCAATCTTTCTTAAAACAGCCTACACTCATTAGCGGTACACCAAGTCATAAAAGGATCACAAAGTCAAGAAAGAGTGAAGGACCGACTGGGGTTGCAAATGTTCTAAAGGAACAAGCTAAGACATCTGTGCAAGAGTCGTCTTCTGGAGATAAGAGAACACCAG GTATAGACCAGGCTGGTGGTTTCCCTAAAAAGCATCAGTGCAGTGATTCTTCATCATTCAGAGAATCGGAAAAGATACCAAGGGAGCCAAGGGGGTTTAAAGCCAAAAAGAGGCCTCTGCTTAAGAATAAGTCTAACGCTGTTCGCCAAACCTCACCTCTTTTAAGGGATGAGCATGCACACCCAGCAGCCAGAAACACTCCTTCTGCAAGTGCTAAAGTACAACAACATTTCAAGTCAACAAAACATCAGAATTCTGAGGGACTAGAGGTCGCAGATGGCAATGAAGTAAAGAGAAGAGGACCAGGACGACCAAGGAAGAGTCCTAAACTCTCTTCTCCTCCATCTTTACTTTCTGTTCCTGAGCTATCCTCCTCTTTGACTATAGAAAAGGCAGGAGAAGAAGACAAAGATAACAGTGACACAGTGTTGGAAGTCATTGAGCTTGTCATTCAAGGAGAGCAgagaagtgggaaaaaaagaaaaattgctGAAAGTGTGGAAGATGgagatcagaatcagaatgaagaaaaagatgTGACTGAGAAGTCTTCCACTCATTGCCATATGTGCTCAGCACCCATTGGTCCATCACCTAGCCAGGTTGAAGACAGTCAACCGGAGCAGGCCGCCGCTTCATTACCCAAAAAGAAGTATTTATGGGCAGGGCTTTATTCAGATGTTTATAAAACTGAAGA CATTTCTGATCAGCCTCATCAGCTAAACTTCGAGAGTCTAGAGTACAATCCAGAGGAGCATGAATATGGCCTCCTTCCTGCACCTCTACACGTGG GAAAGTACCTAAGAGTGAAACGGATCAACTTTCAGTTGCCCTATGACATCCACTGGCAATGTGCACGTAACAAG CTATTTGAAAAACCTGTTACTCTACCACAGGCAACACCAtcaa ACAGTTCCTGTAACCCCCCAAACAGCGGTGTGCCTCAGTCCTGCTCTGACGATTGCCTCAACACGAC GCTCAGTGATGACGAGACTGAGTCCTGTGATATGGGCAGTCCCACACATATGTACGAAGAACACCATCAGTGCCATCATCACCTCACACAACAG gaggaaaacagtgacagtgagaACTTCCCCTCAACCTTATCTAGTGAGGAGAG GAGTTTTGTAATGAAACATGGTGTCTTCCTGGTGAGAAATTACGAGAAGATGAAGGCAAGACAGGCGTTTCTTCTGAGAGAGGGCgcgagagagcaagagaaagaaaaggaggaggatAGAGCGAGTGGCCAGCAGAGTGAGGGTACAGGCCTTGGGGAGGATCCAACCATCAAGTCAGGtctaggagtgtgtgtagttgttggcgacatgtgcatgtgt ACAGGTGCCCAATTGAGCAGAGGTCATGTTCTGAAGAAGGGGAGCATGTAA